One genomic segment of Actinoplanes ianthinogenes includes these proteins:
- a CDS encoding alpha/beta hydrolase family protein: MSAPEIVVVLDSLALVLSRWLPPVARRRTALAATGVVAAGTALAAPGMRWQLLPVLAADLLVGVGAVIGRLVRRRAERAGWRARWWLALPGSVVCLGLIVAGAGAAWALPVANFPQPSGPSAVGTTVMQWTDPARAGRAVVVQLWYPAGPVPPDTPRAQYLGRNRREADIVAAAEGDYLGAPAFLLDGAVRAHSHAVSDAAPAPGRSPVVLFSPGLGGVRTQNTAWAEDLASRGYLVAGVDHPYDSAAVVLADGRTLRTRVAAGGNPGEDARRRTGWVDARAADLSFVLTRLGRLDTEPGPFTGRLDTSRAAATGHSIGGAAAMRAAERDPRFTAVINLDGGPDPDQGPLRQPVLALTHPVEDRADADYVALVSAILERGTGPGYLLTVPGSAHLTFTDAPLYLPPVPALVGSSGRTESVRMTTATCAAFLDAGLRGRGGDLPAVLSAYGDLHVW; this comes from the coding sequence GGTGCTGAGCCGGTGGTTGCCGCCCGTCGCACGCCGCCGGACCGCGCTCGCCGCGACGGGCGTGGTGGCGGCCGGCACCGCCCTGGCCGCACCCGGGATGCGCTGGCAGCTGCTGCCGGTGCTCGCCGCGGACCTGCTCGTCGGGGTGGGAGCAGTCATCGGCCGGCTGGTGCGCCGGCGAGCCGAGCGGGCCGGGTGGCGGGCCCGCTGGTGGCTGGCCCTGCCCGGATCCGTGGTCTGTCTCGGCCTGATCGTCGCGGGCGCCGGGGCGGCCTGGGCGCTGCCGGTGGCGAACTTCCCGCAGCCGTCCGGGCCGTCCGCGGTCGGGACCACGGTGATGCAGTGGACCGACCCGGCTCGTGCCGGGCGCGCCGTGGTCGTGCAGCTCTGGTACCCGGCCGGGCCGGTCCCGCCCGACACCCCGCGGGCGCAGTACCTCGGGCGGAACCGGAGGGAGGCGGACATCGTCGCCGCGGCGGAAGGCGACTACCTGGGTGCGCCGGCTTTCCTGCTGGACGGGGCGGTGCGCGCACACAGCCACGCGGTGTCCGACGCGGCGCCCGCGCCGGGCCGCTCCCCCGTCGTGCTGTTCTCGCCCGGGCTCGGCGGCGTGCGCACCCAGAACACCGCCTGGGCCGAGGACCTGGCCAGCCGCGGCTACCTGGTGGCGGGCGTCGACCATCCGTACGACTCGGCGGCGGTCGTGCTCGCCGACGGGCGGACGCTTCGCACCCGGGTCGCGGCCGGCGGCAACCCGGGCGAGGACGCCCGGCGCCGGACCGGCTGGGTCGACGCACGGGCCGCCGATCTCAGCTTCGTCCTCACCCGGCTCGGCCGCCTCGACACCGAGCCCGGACCGTTCACCGGACGGCTCGACACGTCCCGGGCGGCGGCGACCGGCCACTCGATCGGCGGGGCGGCCGCCATGCGCGCCGCCGAGCGCGACCCGCGGTTCACCGCCGTGATCAACCTCGACGGCGGGCCCGATCCGGACCAGGGTCCGCTGCGCCAGCCGGTGCTGGCCCTGACCCATCCCGTCGAGGACCGGGCCGACGCCGACTACGTCGCCCTGGTGTCGGCGATCCTGGAGCGCGGCACCGGACCCGGCTATCTGCTCACGGTGCCGGGCAGCGCGCACCTCACCTTCACCGACGCGCCGCTGTACCTACCACCCGTTCCGGCGCTGGTCGGCTCCTCAGGGCGTACCGAAAGTGTCCGGATGACCACCGCGACCTGCGCCGCGTTCCTGGACGCCGGCCTGCGCGGCCGCGGCGGTGACCTGCCCGCGGTCCTCTCCGCCTACGGCGACCTGCATGTCTGGTAG